TCGATCATCGCTCCCGCATATGCGTAAACGGTTTTAATCCCTATTCTCTAAGGGCGGTCATGAGGGCCAAGGAGATACTGCCGGGAGTGAGGATCACCAGCGACAGGTGTCTGGTCCTCGATGAAGGCCCCACGGTTGTTCTCGGGGACCTTCACCTAGGTTACGAGAGGGCGCTCGAGCAGGAGGGGATGTACCTTCCACGCATCAACACCGAGTCCATCAGGGAGTGCCTCAACGACATATTGTCCAGGTACGAACCGAAGAGGATCGTCCTCCTCGGGGACATTAAGCACGACTTCAAGCGTGCCGGTTACGAGGAGAAGCAGGAGGTCAGGAAGATATTCAACCTCCTTGCCGAGGCGGCGCAGGTCGTAGCCATCAAAGGAAACCACGACAATTATCTGCAGAACATCGTGGCCGATCTCGGATTCCTGGTGGTCGATTACATCGATATAATGGGCTTCCGCCTGGAGCACGGGCATGTGGATTCCGGTGTGAGGCCGGTTATAATAGGGCACGAGCACCCTTCCGTGAGGATCCCGGGGAGCGTTGGCGGTGGCCTGAAGATTCAATGCTTCGTCCATGCGGAGAAGGAGGGTGTGATCGTCCTTCCGCCTTTCAGCCCATTCGCCTCGGGAAACGATCTCGTCCTTGACAAGGATGCGGTCATGGCCCCCGCATTGAAGGATGCGGACTACCCCAACGCCCGTCTTTACGGCGTTACGGACATGGGCCTGATGGACTTGGGGACCCTGGCAGACATTTCTGACGTCACCTTGTGATGAAAACGAGTTGGCGGATACATACAACTCAGATGGCACCCAACAACCCCTAAAAGTTAAGCTATGGTCATAACTGCGGTCCATATCTTCCCTCTTTTCTTATATAGGATGAAAGGTATGCAAACATCAGGAGTTTTCATTATGGCAATGACACCTAGAGAGAGAGTACTTGCTGCACTGAAACAGGAGTCCCTTGACAGGCCCCCAGTCGCAGTATTTACACAGTCAGCAACAGTTGCACAGATGGACAAAGTCGGAGCAGCATGGCCTGACGCACACAAAGATCCCAACCTCATGGCAACACTGGCAGCAGCCCAGGCAACCGTCAACGGTGCCGAGGGAGTCAGGGCCGCATTCTGTCTGACAGCAGAGACCGAGTGCCTCGGAGCAACAGTCGCCGTCGACAAGAAGGATGCAGCACCCATGATCAAGGAGCACCCCCTGCACTTCGATGCAATGATGGGCGAGTTCGACAACCTCGAAGAGAAGCTCATCAAGCCCGAGGAAATGATCAGCAAGGGAAGGCCCAAGGTCGTCATCGATTCCGTCAAGATCCTGAAGGAGAAGTACGGATCCGAGTACCCCGTCATCGCAGGAAACACCGGAGTCATCACACTCACCGGAAACCTGTGCAACACAGAGAACATCATCTTCGGAATCCTCATGTGCCCCGACGATGTCGCGAAGTGGCTCAAGTACATGACCCCCTACGTAAGGACATACACCGAGGCCCTGTGGGCAGCCGGAGCAGACGTCGTTCAGTGCTCGGAGCCTACCGGATCCACCGACATGCTCGCACCCGACATGTTCGACCAGTACGTCGGACAGTACATCGGTCCTGCACTCAAGCCCGGAAACGACAAGTACTCCATCCTCCACATCTGTGGAAACACCGAGCCCATCCTTGAGATGATGGTCGCAACCGGAGTCACCGGAATCTCCATCGAGGAGAAGGTCGAGCCCGAAGTCGCTTGCGGAAAGGTCGGCGGAAAGACCTGTATGGTCGGAAACGTCGGATCAGTTATGCCTCTGTTCCAGGGAACACCTGAGCAGTGTAAGGAGGCTGCAATCCGCTCTGCAAAGGCCGGATTCAACATCATCTCCTCTGGATGCGGTATCGCACCCGGAACACCCGACGAGAACTACACCGCAATGGTTAACGCCATTAAGTCTCTCTGATTTCAAACTCATTCCCCCCTTAACCGGGGGGTTCCCCTATTTCTTATCATTATAGGTTTATAGTGTGGATGGGCATTCCCACCTCATGTCAGAATTTCTCGAGAAGAACAAGGAATACGCAGAGGTCATGAAGGAAGTCATGAAGCTGCGCCATGAGCCTGTGGCCATCAAGCTTGTCAAAGAGGGAGAGGAGTTCCCTGAGGGATACAACGAGCCCACTGAGCAGCAGAGTCACTGCCAGGCCATATTCAGGGCCAAGGACGGAGCATCCTTCAAGATGCCACTGGCCTGCCACAGCTGCATGGTCGGAGCATCCGCGCTGAACATGGTGGAGACCTCAGACAAGATCAAGTCCGGGGAATTCCACGCAGGTATCGGCATGCACGACACTGTCCAGGCTGCCGGTAAGATGATCACGGATCGTAAGATCGTGCCGTTCAAGACCATAGGTGAGATTGTATGCCCCCTCAAGGACGCAGATTTCGAGCCTGATGTGGTCGCCATCGATGATATCCCTGAGAGGATCTATTGGATTGTTCCTCTTACCACAGCAGAGAAAGGAGGACGTGTCGAGTTCAGCACATCGCCCTTCCAATGCGCTTGTGAGGACGTAGTTGCGATGCCCGTATGCACCGGTCTTCCGAACATCTCCTTGGGATGCTTCGGCTGCAGGAAGAAGACTGATATGCGCCCCGACGAGATGGCTTGCGGCATACCTTACAACATGATCCCGGGCTTCGTCGGACACCTCAAGAAGTACAACGAAGGTGTCATGCAGAAGGCGAAGAGAGAGTGATTTTTTCGCGGAGAATCGGGGCAGTGTTACTCCGATTCTCCCTTTTTGCTACAGTATATAAATGGAAAAAGAGGATACATCCAACTCACCAAATCATTAAATAAAACCCATTGAAACCACTTTTGATTTTGGCAGAAAATGGCGATTTAACACCTAAAAACCATAGATTTAACAGCACTTCAGTTAGCCAGCAAACCATCTCCCTTATATTCAGAAAAAATATACTTCCGCACGCAAGGGGTATGCGAAATAGCGATATTTCGCAGAAAATTATTGAACAAGGAGGTATGAAATGCCAAAATACGAGGACGTAATTGACTTGTATGACGACAACGGAAAGCGCATCGCGAAAGACATTCCGTTGGAGGCCATCAGTCCGTTGCGCAACGAAGCGATCAAGAAGATCGTGTCTCTGACAAAGAGGACAATCGCAGTCGACCTCGCTGGAATTGAGAAGGGTCTCAAGTCCGGTGCAGTAGCAGGCGCGATGATCAAAGGAAAAGAGATCGACATCGCTCTTGTCAAGAACGCGAACAAGATCGCCAAGATCGTAAAAGAGAAGGTCCAGGTCTTCGACGGCGACGGTACAGAGGTTACCGTTAAGGGCAACAGGCTCGTCGTCATTGTACCTGAAGCAAGGATGGACGCTGGAATCGAGTACACAACAGGATTCACATCGGTTGCAGCAGCCGTCACAGAGGCCATCATCGATGAGTTCAAGATTCCGATGTATGAGGCCAACATGGTTAAGGCAGCCGTTTGGGGAAGATACCCCCAGACCATCACATTCCAGGGCGCAAACGTCAAGTCAATCCTCGAGGTTCCCCAGAACAACGAGGGTGCTGGATTCGCACTCAGGAACATCATGGCAAACCACGTTGTTGCTCTCGTCAACAGGAACGCAATGCAGGGAACAGCCCTCTCGGCTATCTTCGAGCAGTGCGAATCCTACGAGATGGGAGACCTTATCGGAAACTTCGAGAGGGGAGGACTTCTCGCTCTCGCATACGAGGGACTCAACGCCAACAACATGCTTTACACACTTGTCAAGAAGAACGGAAAGACCGGAACTGTCGGAACTGTTATCGAGTCCCTTATGGACAGGGCAATTGCCGACGGCGTCATCAAAGTGAAGGAGACACTCCCCAGCGGATACAAAGTCTACACGACAAAGGATCTCCCTCTCTGGAACGCATACGCAGCAACCGGAATGGTCGCAGCAGTTATGGTCAACATCGGAGCAGCAAGGGCAGCACAGGGAGTTCCCGGAACCGTCCTGTACTACAACGATCTGCTCGAGCACGAGTCCGGACTTCCTGGTGTCGACTACGGTCGTTCCGAGGGAGTAGGAGTCGGTATGTCATTCTTCTCTCACTCCATTTACGGAGGAGGAGGACCTGGTCTGTTCCACGGAAACCACGTCGTAACCAGGCACTCGAAGGGAGTTCTCATCCCTGCAGTAACAGCCGCCAACTGTCTCGATGGAGGAACACAGACCTTCTCCGCAGAGGCCACATCCGGTCTCTTCAAAGAGGTCTTTGGAGACGTCGAGGAGTTCGCCAGACCTATGCAGTGTGTCGCTGCAGAGGCAAAGAAGGTGAAGAAGAAACTGTGAGGCCCTTGTATGGTATCTAACCCTCCAGCAGATTACGCGGGCGCTCCGCTCCCGGAAGTACAGATCATCACCAACCGCCTTCTGAGTGCAGAAACCACGGAAGTACTCCTGAACAAGCTCGATGTCATCGATGGCATCAGGCAGATTCAGATGACCGGTGAGAGCATTCCGAAGACAATCAACAGCGGACCTGGTAAGGGACTTCCCAACAATCATTCGGAGCGCAGGATCATCAACGTCAACGGCCGTGAGGTCGAACTCCGTTACCTCGTCGGTGCTCTTTACATCGAGCTCGAGGTGGAGGACGAGGATGAGCTCGACGCCAAGCTGGAAGAGATCGAGAGCGCGTGCAATCAATGCATCGAGTTCGGTTACGTTCTCAACGTCGGTAGATACACGAAATACAAGCCCACACTTCATGATTATAGGAGTGAATAAAATGGCATACAAGAGACAGTTCTATCCCGGTAACTCAACACCTGCCAAGAACAGGCGCAGATACATGGATCCCAAAGTCAAATTGAAGAAGCTCCGCGACGTTCCTATGGACGATGTCATCAGGATCATGGGACACAGGAACCCCGGAGAGGACTACAAGTCCATCCACCCCCCAATCCAGGAGGGCAAGGAGCCCGAGTGCCCGATCAGGAAGCTCGTCGTCCCCATCGAGGGAGCAAAGACCGGTGACCGTATCAGGTACATCCAGTTCACAGATTCAGTCTACTTCGCACCCATCTCCCCCTACCAGAGGGCATGGATGTACCTCTCCAGGTACAGAGGAGTCGACACCGGAACACTTTCCGGAAGGCAGATCATCGAGGTCCGTGAGAGGAACCTCGAGGTCATGGCAAAAGAAATGATCGACAACGAGACCTTTGACCCCGCCCTTACAGGAATCAGGGGAGCAACCGTTCACGGACACGCATGCCGTCTCGATGAGAACGGACTGATGTTCGACGGATGGCAGAGGTACCAGTGGGACGCAAAGAAGAAGGAAGTCGTCTACGTCAAGGACCAGGTCGCAATCCCCCTCGACAGGAAGATCTCCGTCGGAAAGCCCGCAGCAGCCGCTGACCTCAAGAAGAGGACAACAATCTTCAGAGCAGACGGCGTCGACATGAGAGACGACAAGGAAGTAACCATGTACGGACTCAGGATCCACAAGCTGAGGACACTCGGCGGTTACCAGCCTTGGGCATTTAAGGAGTGATTTACATGGCAACAAAACAGAAGTTATTCATGGATGCATGTAAGAAGAAGTTCAAAGAGGAACCCACTGACATCTCCACCAAATACTACTGCTTTGGTGGATGGAAACAGTCCAAGTCCAAAGTCGAGTTCCAGAAGACAGCACAGGCAATCGCCAAGAAGCGTGGAATCCCCATGCTCAACGAGGACATCGGAGTTCCCCTCGGACAGAGGTCCTGGATGCCCTACCAGCTGTCCCACACTGACATCTATGCAGAGGCAGATGACCTGCACTGTGTGAACAACACAGCCATCCAGCAGGCATGGGACGACATCAGGAGGACAGTCCTCGTCGGACTCGACTCCCCCCACCAGACTATCGAGAGAAGGCTCGGAAAGGAGGTAACACCTGAGACAATCAACGCTTACCTCGAGACCGTCAACCACACAATGCCTGGAGGAGCAGTCGTTCAGGAGCACATGGCTGAGATCAACCCCGCCCTCGCATACGACTCGTACGTCAAGGTCTACTCCGGAGACGACGAGCTCATCGATGAGATCGACAAGAGATTCGTCATCGACATCAACAAGCTCTTCCCCAAGGACCAGGCAGAGCAGCTGAAGAAGGCAATCGGAAAGACCCTGATGCAGGCTGTCCGTGTCCCCACAATCTGTGGAAGGATCATGGATGGAGCAACCACATCCAGGCACGCAGCAATGCAGATCTCCATGGCTTTCATCTCCTCCTACAAACTCGCAGCAGGAGAGGCAGCAATCGCAGACTTCGCATACTCTGCAAAGCACCTTTCGATCAACATGGGAACCATGATGCCCGCAAGGCGTGCAAGGGGACCCAACGAGCCCGGAGGAATCCCCTTCGGATTCATGGCCGACATGGTACAGTCTGACCGTGTCTACCCTGACGACCCCGGCCGTGCAGCTCTCGAGGCAGTCGCACTCGGAGCAGCAGTCTTCGACCAGGTCTACCTCGGTGGATACATGTCCGGAGGAGTCGGATTCACACAGTACGCAACCGCTGCATACACCGACAACATCCTCGAGGATTACGTCTACTACGCAATCGACCAGATCAAGTCCAAGTACGGCGGCCTGTGCAAACTCGACCCCAAGGACATGGACAAGCTCATGAAGCTCGGAGACGACATCAACTCGTACGCTCTCGAGATGTACGAGAAGTACCCCGCCATCATGGAGGCCCACTTCGGTGGATCCCAGAGGGCAACAGTCGCTGCAGCAGCAACCGGAGTCGCCGGATCCATGGCAACCGGAGTTGCAGACTGCGGTCTGAACTGCTGGTACCTGTCCATGCTCCAGCACAAGGAGAGGACCGGAAGGCTCGGATTCTACGGATTCGACCTGCAGGACCAGTGTGGTTCCGCCAACTCCTTCGCGTACAGGTCCGATGAGGGACTGCCCGCAGAGGTACGTGGACCCAACTACCCCAACTACGCAATGAACGTCGGTCACCTTTCCGGATACACCGGAATCCCCAAGGCAGCTCACGCTGCAAGGAAGGACGCATGGACCGCCAACCCCTACGTACGTGTCGCATTCGCAGACCCCGCACTGGTCTTCGACTTCGCCAACGTCACGAAGGAGATCGGCCGTGGAGCCCTCAGGGAATTCCAGCCTGCCGGAGAGAGATCCGCAGTCATCAAGGGATGATCACTTGGAGAACGGGGACCTCGTGAAGTACATGCCGACCTCGACCGTCGGCAAGATCACCGACATCAAGGAGAAGGACGGAGTAACCTGGGTTAGACTGGATTACACTGACCTGTACTACGACGCGGTAAATCTTGTCCCGGCAGATCCGTCGGAGTACATCGAGGTCTCATTCAAGGAGCGTTCGTCCTTCGAGAGGGGCATGAAATCCATTGAAGACATCAAGAGGGAGACTCAAGAGGTCGACATATCGGAGATGATGCCCTCAGGAGGCGGATGATCCATCCTGAAACCATTTACCTCCCTTCGGGGAGGTACCTTATTTTTTTATTGTGATTTTTAGAAAATGACCCGGCTTGATGCCGATTAAAAAACAAAGAGATGATCGTCCCCGAAGGGACGTAAGGATTGTTTTCAGATCCTGTTGAACGCTACGAGAACTGATGCGTATCTGGAGTCGTCATCGAGGCCGTAATAGAGTCTCATCATCTTGTCGCTGGTAGGCGCTGGGCTGCATGAGATGACGTCCTTGCATCCGTTGCTCTCGTTCAGTTCAGGGAACGATACCGGGGGCATGACGAACTGCTCGGATCCTCCCGCCTCGACTCCGAGGAAACAGACGAATCCGTCACCCATCCAAACGATGTCGTTGCGACCGTCGTACTTGTGCATGGTGAAGGGGAACACCTCTTCGCCGAGCAGATTGCCGTTAGCTCCGACAAGGATGACTGTGGGTTCCGGTGGGGGTCTGAACCTGGGGTCTTTCACTATGCAGATTACTGCATCCCTGTCCAATGCCTGGAGGAAGCCCTGATTGTCTACGGGGATGCTCCCCATGGACCTGACTGTGGATTCCTCGACCCTGAGCTTCTCTAATATCTCTCTGTCAAGGTAGAATGCCCATTTCACACCCTTCAGACCGCGGACGATCTCCAGCGGTTTATCGAGTCCTGCATCCAAATCTTTTGCCATTTCTTCACACCTCATTCGTGTATCTGGCACTTACTCATCCTCATTGAGTCTGATCAGATTGTCAACGCCTGCCATCGAGCGTATGTCCACCACGCCGATCACAGCGATGGTGCGGTTATCGAGTTCTATCGGAGTAACGATTACCCTGATCCCTTTGTAAGGTCCGGATGTGGCGACCCTCCTGATGGTCGTTCCGCTTCTGATGACCTCCTCGAGGACCTCACCGGTGTATGCGTTGTCTATGACCGCACCGTTCTCGATCCTAACTCCGAGGTTGTCCCTGTTCTTAGCGCATACCGGCAG
The nucleotide sequence above comes from Methanomassiliicoccales archaeon LGM-RCC1. Encoded proteins:
- a CDS encoding DUF2098 domain-containing protein encodes the protein MENGDLVKYMPTSTVGKITDIKEKDGVTWVRLDYTDLYYDAVNLVPADPSEYIEVSFKERSSFERGMKSIEDIKRETQEVDISEMMPSGGG
- the mcrA gene encoding coenzyme-B sulfoethylthiotransferase subunit alpha; amino-acid sequence: MATKQKLFMDACKKKFKEEPTDISTKYYCFGGWKQSKSKVEFQKTAQAIAKKRGIPMLNEDIGVPLGQRSWMPYQLSHTDIYAEADDLHCVNNTAIQQAWDDIRRTVLVGLDSPHQTIERRLGKEVTPETINAYLETVNHTMPGGAVVQEHMAEINPALAYDSYVKVYSGDDELIDEIDKRFVIDINKLFPKDQAEQLKKAIGKTLMQAVRVPTICGRIMDGATTSRHAAMQISMAFISSYKLAAGEAAIADFAYSAKHLSINMGTMMPARRARGPNEPGGIPFGFMADMVQSDRVYPDDPGRAALEAVALGAAVFDQVYLGGYMSGGVGFTQYATAAYTDNILEDYVYYAIDQIKSKYGGLCKLDPKDMDKLMKLGDDINSYALEMYEKYPAIMEAHFGGSQRATVAAAATGVAGSMATGVADCGLNCWYLSMLQHKERTGRLGFYGFDLQDQCGSANSFAYRSDEGLPAEVRGPNYPNYAMNVGHLSGYTGIPKAAHAARKDAWTANPYVRVAFADPALVFDFANVTKEIGRGALREFQPAGERSAVIKG
- the mcrB gene encoding coenzyme-B sulfoethylthiotransferase subunit beta, yielding MPKYEDVIDLYDDNGKRIAKDIPLEAISPLRNEAIKKIVSLTKRTIAVDLAGIEKGLKSGAVAGAMIKGKEIDIALVKNANKIAKIVKEKVQVFDGDGTEVTVKGNRLVVIVPEARMDAGIEYTTGFTSVAAAVTEAIIDEFKIPMYEANMVKAAVWGRYPQTITFQGANVKSILEVPQNNEGAGFALRNIMANHVVALVNRNAMQGTALSAIFEQCESYEMGDLIGNFERGGLLALAYEGLNANNMLYTLVKKNGKTGTVGTVIESLMDRAIADGVIKVKETLPSGYKVYTTKDLPLWNAYAATGMVAAVMVNIGAARAAQGVPGTVLYYNDLLEHESGLPGVDYGRSEGVGVGMSFFSHSIYGGGGPGLFHGNHVVTRHSKGVLIPAVTAANCLDGGTQTFSAEATSGLFKEVFGDVEEFARPMQCVAAEAKKVKKKL
- a CDS encoding MtaA/CmuA family methyltransferase translates to MAMTPRERVLAALKQESLDRPPVAVFTQSATVAQMDKVGAAWPDAHKDPNLMATLAAAQATVNGAEGVRAAFCLTAETECLGATVAVDKKDAAPMIKEHPLHFDAMMGEFDNLEEKLIKPEEMISKGRPKVVIDSVKILKEKYGSEYPVIAGNTGVITLTGNLCNTENIIFGILMCPDDVAKWLKYMTPYVRTYTEALWAAGADVVQCSEPTGSTDMLAPDMFDQYVGQYIGPALKPGNDKYSILHICGNTEPILEMMVATGVTGISIEEKVEPEVACGKVGGKTCMVGNVGSVMPLFQGTPEQCKEAAIRSAKAGFNIISSGCGIAPGTPDENYTAMVNAIKSL
- the mcrD gene encoding methyl-coenzyme M reductase operon protein D, with amino-acid sequence MVSNPPADYAGAPLPEVQIITNRLLSAETTEVLLNKLDVIDGIRQIQMTGESIPKTINSGPGKGLPNNHSERRIINVNGREVELRYLVGALYIELEVEDEDELDAKLEEIESACNQCIEFGYVLNVGRYTKYKPTLHDYRSE
- a CDS encoding DUF169 domain-containing protein, translated to MSEFLEKNKEYAEVMKEVMKLRHEPVAIKLVKEGEEFPEGYNEPTEQQSHCQAIFRAKDGASFKMPLACHSCMVGASALNMVETSDKIKSGEFHAGIGMHDTVQAAGKMITDRKIVPFKTIGEIVCPLKDADFEPDVVAIDDIPERIYWIVPLTTAEKGGRVEFSTSPFQCACEDVVAMPVCTGLPNISLGCFGCRKKTDMRPDEMACGIPYNMIPGFVGHLKKYNEGVMQKAKRE
- the mcrG gene encoding coenzyme-B sulfoethylthiotransferase subunit gamma; this translates as MAYKRQFYPGNSTPAKNRRRYMDPKVKLKKLRDVPMDDVIRIMGHRNPGEDYKSIHPPIQEGKEPECPIRKLVVPIEGAKTGDRIRYIQFTDSVYFAPISPYQRAWMYLSRYRGVDTGTLSGRQIIEVRERNLEVMAKEMIDNETFDPALTGIRGATVHGHACRLDENGLMFDGWQRYQWDAKKKEVVYVKDQVAIPLDRKISVGKPAAAADLKKRTTIFRADGVDMRDDKEVTMYGLRIHKLRTLGGYQPWAFKE
- a CDS encoding metallophosphoesterase, whose amino-acid sequence is MRAKEILPGVRITSDRCLVLDEGPTVVLGDLHLGYERALEQEGMYLPRINTESIRECLNDILSRYEPKRIVLLGDIKHDFKRAGYEEKQEVRKIFNLLAEAAQVVAIKGNHDNYLQNIVADLGFLVVDYIDIMGFRLEHGHVDSGVRPVIIGHEHPSVRIPGSVGGGLKIQCFVHAEKEGVIVLPPFSPFASGNDLVLDKDAVMAPALKDADYPNARLYGVTDMGLMDLGTLADISDVTL